The Arvicola amphibius chromosome 11, mArvAmp1.2, whole genome shotgun sequence genome has a segment encoding these proteins:
- the Slc35a1 gene encoding CMP-sialic acid transporter yields MAQAKENVSLFFKLYCLAVMTLVAAAYTVALRYTRTTAKELYFSTTAVCITEVIKLLISVGLLAKETGSLERFKASLSENVLGSPKELVKLSVPSLVYAIQNNMAFLALSNLDAAVYQVTYQLKIPCTALCTVLMLNRTLSKLQWISVFMLCAGVTLVQWKPAQATKVVVEQNPLLGFCAIAVAVLCSGFAGVYFEKVLKSSDTSLWVRNIQMYLSGIAVTLVGAYLSDGIGIKEKGFFYGYTYYVWFVIFLASVGGLYTSVVVKYTDNIMKGFSAAAAIVLSTIASVILFGLQITLSFAMGAALVCVSIYLYGLPRQDTTSIQQEATAKERIIGV; encoded by the exons ATGGCTCAGGCGAAAG AAAATGTCAGTTTATTCTTCAAGCTGTACTGCTTGGCAGTGATGACCCTGGTGGCTGCAGCTTACACCGTGGCTTTAAGATACACAAGGACAACAGCTAAAGAACTCTACTTCTCAACCACAGCCGTGTGCATCACAGAAGTTATAAAGCTACTGATAAGTGTTGGACTCTTGGCTAA agaaaCTGGAAGCTTGGAGAGATTTAAGGCGTCTTTAAGTGAAAATGTCTTGGGGAGCCCCAAGGAACTGGTGAAGTTAAGTGTGCCATCACTGGTGTATGCTATTCAGAACAACATGGCTTTCCTAGCTCTGAGCAATCTGGACGCAGCAGTCTACCAG GTGACCTACCAACTGAAGATCCCCTGTACTGCTTTATGTACCGTTTTAATGTTAAATCGAACACTCAGCAAATTACAGTGGATTTCCGTTTTTATGCTGTGTGCTGGGGTCACACTTGTACAATGGAAACCTGCCCAGGCTACAAAAGTTGTG GTAGAGCAGAACCCATTATTAGGCTTTTGCGCGATAGCTGTTGCCGTCTTGTGCTCTGGGTTTGCAG gagtttattttgaaaaagttttaaagagttcAGACACTTCCCTTTGGGTGAGAAACATTCAGATGTATCTGTCCGGGATCGCTGTGACGTTAGTTGGTGCCTACTTGTCAGACGGAAttggaattaaagaaaaaggatttTTCTATGGTTACACGTATTATGTCTGGTTTGTCATCT tCCTTGCTAGTGTTGGCGGACTCTACACCTCTGTTGTGGTCAAGTACACAGACAACATCATGAAAGGCttctccgccgccgccgccattgTCCTTTCTACCATTGCCTCAGTCATCCTGTTTGGGTTACAGATAA caCTTTCCTTTGCAATGGGAGCTGCTcttgtgtgtgtttccatctATCTCTATGGCTTACCCAGACAAGACACTACATCTATCCAACAAGAAGCAACTGCGAAAGAAAGGATCATTGGTGTGTGA